One Vibrio sp. 16 genomic window carries:
- a CDS encoding response regulator, with amino-acid sequence MFNVLIIEDDRNIAALHSQFISRDNRFQVLAIAENLAQAHSKLAQTVFDLVIIDNYLPDGLGIDFLQQMRKLPNPPESILVTAANDVETVQKALRCGALDYLVKPLDYQRFAQSLEKFALVQHTLSHGISLAQGELDALFQKGVPSNKKSSTDAHTLKQILDEFYHANVELSVSAIAESFSISKSTARRYLDKGVEQGELEAFLAHGKVGRPTRIYRRIRFEL; translated from the coding sequence GTGTTTAATGTACTGATTATTGAAGATGACCGAAATATCGCTGCGTTGCACAGCCAATTTATTAGCCGAGATAATCGGTTTCAGGTGTTAGCGATTGCGGAGAATCTTGCCCAAGCGCACTCCAAACTGGCGCAAACCGTTTTCGATCTCGTGATTATCGATAATTACCTTCCGGATGGTTTAGGAATTGATTTTCTGCAACAGATGCGCAAACTTCCCAACCCGCCGGAAAGCATTTTAGTGACTGCGGCGAACGATGTTGAAACCGTGCAAAAAGCGTTGCGTTGCGGCGCACTCGATTATTTGGTCAAACCACTCGATTATCAACGCTTTGCACAAAGTTTAGAGAAGTTCGCGCTGGTTCAACACACCTTGAGTCATGGAATAAGCCTTGCGCAAGGAGAGCTTGATGCGTTGTTTCAGAAAGGAGTGCCGAGTAACAAAAAGTCGTCAACCGATGCCCATACTTTGAAGCAGATTTTGGATGAGTTTTATCATGCTAATGTGGAGCTCAGCGTTAGTGCGATCGCTGAGAGTTTTTCTATCAGCAAGAGCACCGCAAGACGTTATCTAGATAAAGGTGTAGAGCAAGGCGAGCTTGAAGCCTTTTTGGCTCATGGAAAGGTAGGGCGCCCTACGCGGATTTACCGCCGGATACGTTTCGAGCTATAA
- a CDS encoding zinc ribbon domain-containing protein produces MNENHCPTCEQELEWQGHYHCNQCDIDYTKVGFCPDCNAQLEKLQACGAANYFCNTCNELKSKSRVRFEFQAN; encoded by the coding sequence ATGAACGAAAATCATTGTCCAACATGTGAGCAAGAGTTGGAGTGGCAAGGGCATTACCACTGTAATCAATGCGATATCGATTATACAAAAGTCGGTTTTTGCCCAGACTGCAATGCGCAGCTAGAAAAACTGCAAGCGTGTGGTGCGGCGAACTATTTTTGCAATACTTGCAACGAGTTGAAGTCTAAATCTCGAGTGCGCTTCGAGTTTCAAGCTAATTAG
- a CDS encoding D-amino acid dehydrogenase yields MKVVVLGSGVVGLTTAWYLSQAGCEVTVIDRQPRAAEETSFANAGQISYGYSSPWAAPGIPMKALKWLFEEHAPLKVKPSLSPELMSWASKMLLNCQLDRYRINKARMLTIANRSRECLAELNKQYAIEYQGRRQGTLQIFRSAAQLKAVEKDIALLEESGTRYQLMDSHQCLAQEPGLTHMRGNLVGGLYLPDDETGDCYLFCQQLQKMAQQAGVTFLYNTDIDSLIQQDSEIKAVKTRHVEITADRFVVALGSYSKHLLESVGVDLPIYPVKGYSLTLPVIDELSAPQSTIMDETYKVAVTRFEQRIRVAGTAELAGFDPALPDKRLATLNHVVSNLFPQGTDLAKAEYWTGFRPMTPDGTPIIGQTPIRNLYTNTGHGTLGWTMACGSAEILTQIMTGDAAQYRELSCDRYQ; encoded by the coding sequence GTGAAGGTCGTTGTATTAGGAAGTGGTGTCGTAGGTTTAACCACGGCGTGGTATTTATCTCAAGCAGGGTGTGAGGTCACGGTTATTGATCGTCAACCGCGAGCCGCAGAGGAGACCAGCTTTGCCAATGCGGGTCAAATCTCTTATGGCTATTCGTCACCTTGGGCAGCGCCTGGCATACCAATGAAAGCCCTCAAGTGGCTATTTGAAGAGCACGCACCATTGAAAGTAAAGCCTTCCCTTAGCCCTGAACTAATGAGCTGGGCAAGTAAAATGCTGCTCAATTGTCAGCTTGATCGATACCGAATCAACAAAGCACGAATGTTGACGATCGCTAATCGCAGCCGAGAATGTTTAGCTGAGTTAAACAAGCAATACGCAATTGAATACCAAGGTCGACGCCAAGGTACTTTGCAGATATTTCGCTCTGCCGCGCAGCTCAAAGCGGTTGAAAAAGACATCGCTTTGCTCGAAGAGAGTGGTACACGCTACCAACTTATGGATAGCCACCAATGCTTGGCCCAAGAGCCCGGGCTGACCCATATGCGCGGCAATTTGGTCGGAGGCTTGTATCTACCAGACGATGAAACAGGTGATTGCTACCTATTTTGCCAGCAGCTTCAGAAAATGGCGCAGCAAGCAGGTGTCACCTTCCTCTACAACACCGATATCGATAGCTTGATTCAGCAAGATAGTGAGATAAAGGCCGTCAAAACCCGTCATGTGGAGATAACGGCGGATCGCTTTGTCGTGGCGCTAGGTAGCTACTCTAAGCATTTGCTGGAATCTGTCGGCGTGGATTTGCCCATCTACCCTGTCAAAGGTTATTCGCTGACCTTGCCAGTGATTGATGAGCTCAGCGCCCCTCAGTCGACGATTATGGATGAGACCTATAAAGTCGCGGTGACACGCTTTGAGCAACGTATTCGTGTCGCTGGCACCGCCGAGTTGGCAGGCTTTGATCCGGCACTGCCCGACAAGCGACTCGCGACACTTAATCATGTGGTTTCCAACTTGTTCCCGCAGGGTACCGATTTAGCGAAAGCAGAGTATTGGACTGGCTTTCGCCCCATGACGCCAGATGGCACACCGATCATAGGGCAGACTCCGATTCGCAACCTTTACACCAACACCGGACATGGCACCTTAGGTTGGACAATGGCCTGTGGCTCTGCGGAAATTCTCACTCAAATAATGACGGGCGATGCTGCCCAATATCGCGAGTTGAGCTGCGATCGATACCAATAA
- the guaB gene encoding IMP dehydrogenase: protein MLRIAKEALTFDDVLLVPAHSTVLPNTADLRTQLTKNITLNIPMISASMDTVTEARLAIALAQEGGIGFIHKNMSIEQQAQMVHQVKIYEAGVVSHPVTVNPDATIADVVALTEKHGFAGFPVVTDNNELVGIITGRDVRFVTDLSKKVEVVMTPKERLAAVKEGATREEVQEKMHKARVEKVLVVNDEFQLTGMITAKDFHKAERKPNACKDAQGRLRVGAAVGAGAGNEERVKALVEAGVDVLLIDSSHGHSEGVLNRIRETRAAYPDLDIIGGNVATGAGAKALIEAGVSAVKVGIGPGSICTTRIVTGVGVPQVTAIADAAEVANEYGIPVIADGGIRFSGDICKAIVAGASCVMVGSMFAGTEEAPGEVILYNGRSYKAYRGMGSLGAMSQGSSDRYFQSDNAADKLVPEGIEGRIAYKGRLKEIVHQQMGGLRSSMGLTGSATIEDMRTKAEFVRISGAGMKESHVHDVQITKEAPNYRLG, encoded by the coding sequence ATGCTAAGAATTGCCAAAGAAGCGCTGACATTCGATGACGTACTCCTTGTGCCAGCACACTCCACCGTTCTCCCAAACACAGCTGATCTTCGCACTCAGCTTACTAAGAACATCACCCTAAACATCCCAATGATTTCAGCGTCTATGGACACTGTTACTGAAGCTCGTCTAGCAATCGCGCTAGCGCAAGAGGGTGGCATTGGCTTTATCCACAAGAACATGTCGATTGAGCAGCAAGCTCAGATGGTTCACCAGGTGAAGATTTACGAAGCGGGCGTGGTTTCTCACCCAGTAACCGTAAATCCGGATGCGACAATTGCAGATGTTGTTGCACTTACAGAAAAGCACGGTTTTGCAGGCTTCCCAGTAGTGACGGACAACAATGAACTTGTTGGTATCATTACTGGCCGTGACGTTCGCTTTGTTACAGACCTTTCTAAGAAAGTTGAAGTTGTAATGACGCCAAAAGAGCGCCTTGCAGCGGTAAAAGAAGGTGCAACTCGCGAAGAAGTTCAAGAGAAAATGCACAAAGCGCGCGTAGAGAAAGTACTGGTTGTGAATGATGAGTTCCAACTAACCGGTATGATCACCGCAAAAGATTTCCACAAAGCAGAGCGTAAGCCTAATGCATGTAAAGATGCACAAGGTCGTCTACGCGTCGGCGCAGCAGTTGGCGCTGGCGCTGGTAACGAAGAACGTGTTAAAGCTCTAGTTGAAGCAGGCGTTGACGTACTACTTATCGACTCTTCACACGGTCACTCTGAAGGTGTTCTTAACCGTATCCGCGAAACTCGCGCAGCATACCCAGATCTAGACATCATCGGTGGTAACGTTGCGACAGGCGCAGGTGCCAAAGCACTTATCGAAGCTGGCGTAAGCGCAGTGAAAGTGGGTATTGGCCCTGGCTCTATCTGTACAACTCGTATCGTAACGGGTGTGGGTGTTCCTCAAGTTACTGCAATCGCAGATGCTGCAGAAGTGGCAAACGAGTACGGTATTCCAGTGATCGCTGACGGTGGTATTCGTTTCTCAGGTGACATCTGTAAAGCAATCGTAGCGGGCGCATCTTGTGTCATGGTTGGTTCAATGTTCGCAGGTACTGAAGAAGCACCAGGCGAAGTAATTCTATACAACGGCCGCTCATACAAAGCTTACCGCGGCATGGGTTCACTTGGCGCTATGTCTCAAGGTTCTTCTGACCGTTACTTCCAGTCTGACAACGCAGCAGACAAGCTAGTACCAGAAGGTATCGAAGGCCGTATCGCATACAAAGGTCGCCTAAAAGAGATCGTTCACCAACAAATGGGTGGTCTACGTTCAAGCATGGGTCTAACAGGCTCTGCAACTATTGAAGATATGCGTACTAAAGCTGAATTTGTACGTATCTCAGGTGCAGGCATGAAAGAGTCTCATGTACACGACGTTCAAATCACCAAGGAAGCACCAAACTACCGTCTAGGTTAA
- the guaA gene encoding glutamine-hydrolyzing GMP synthase yields MTKNIHDQRILILDFGSQYTQLVARRVREIGVYCELWSWDVEEADIREFNPDGIILSGGPESVTEDNSPRAPQYVFDSGVPVLGVCYGMQTMAEQLGGKVSTSDEREFGYAAVQVSGESSIFKDLEASQDVWMSHGDKVVEIPQGFVKVGETDTCPYAAMANEEKKYYGVQFHPEVTHTKNGLQMLENFVLGVCGCERLWTSESIIEDAVARIKEQVGDDEVILGLSGGVDSSVVAMLVHRAIGDKLTCVFVDNGLLRLNEGQQVMDMFGDQFGLNIIKVDAEERFLKALEGKSDPEEKRKTIGHVFVDVFDEESKKLKNAKWLAQGTIYPDVIESAASKTGKAHVIKSHHNVGGLPDDMEMGLVEPLRELFKDEVRKIGLELGLPYNMLYRHPFPGPGLGVRVLGEIKKEYCDLLRRADAIFIEELHAADLYNKVSQAFTVFLPVRSVGVMGDGRKYDWVVSLRAVETIDFMTAHWAHLPYDFLGKVSNRIINEVDGISRVVYDISGKPPATIEWE; encoded by the coding sequence ATGACTAAAAATATCCATGACCAACGTATTCTGATCTTGGACTTCGGTTCTCAGTACACTCAACTAGTAGCACGCCGCGTACGTGAAATCGGCGTTTACTGTGAGCTTTGGAGCTGGGATGTAGAAGAAGCGGATATTCGTGAATTCAACCCAGATGGCATCATCCTATCTGGTGGGCCTGAGAGTGTTACAGAAGACAACTCTCCACGCGCTCCTCAATATGTATTTGACTCAGGTGTTCCTGTTCTTGGTGTATGTTACGGCATGCAAACCATGGCAGAGCAGCTAGGTGGTAAAGTTTCAACGTCTGATGAGCGTGAATTCGGTTACGCAGCGGTTCAGGTTTCTGGTGAGTCTTCGATCTTTAAAGATCTAGAAGCATCACAAGACGTTTGGATGAGCCACGGTGATAAAGTAGTAGAAATCCCTCAAGGTTTCGTGAAAGTTGGCGAGACAGACACGTGTCCTTACGCTGCGATGGCGAACGAAGAGAAGAAATACTACGGCGTTCAGTTCCACCCAGAAGTAACGCACACTAAAAACGGTCTGCAAATGCTAGAGAACTTTGTTCTTGGCGTATGTGGCTGTGAGCGTCTTTGGACTTCAGAATCCATCATCGAAGATGCGGTTGCTCGTATTAAAGAACAAGTGGGTGACGACGAAGTGATCCTAGGTCTTTCTGGTGGTGTTGATTCATCGGTTGTTGCTATGTTGGTTCACCGCGCAATCGGCGACAAGCTAACGTGTGTATTTGTTGATAACGGTCTACTTCGTTTGAACGAAGGTCAGCAAGTAATGGATATGTTTGGCGACCAGTTCGGTCTAAACATCATTAAAGTAGATGCAGAAGAGCGCTTCCTAAAAGCACTTGAAGGCAAATCTGATCCAGAAGAGAAGCGTAAGACAATTGGTCACGTATTCGTAGATGTATTTGATGAAGAGTCTAAGAAGCTGAAAAATGCTAAATGGCTTGCTCAGGGCACTATCTACCCAGACGTTATCGAGTCAGCAGCATCTAAGACAGGTAAAGCGCATGTCATCAAGTCTCACCATAATGTTGGCGGTCTGCCAGACGATATGGAAATGGGCCTTGTTGAGCCGCTACGCGAGCTGTTCAAAGATGAAGTACGTAAGATCGGTCTAGAACTAGGCTTGCCTTACAACATGCTTTACCGCCACCCATTCCCAGGTCCAGGTCTAGGTGTTCGCGTTCTTGGCGAAATCAAGAAAGAGTACTGTGACTTGCTACGTCGCGCAGACGCTATCTTCATTGAAGAGCTACATGCTGCTGACCTGTACAACAAAGTCTCTCAAGCGTTCACGGTATTCCTACCAGTACGTTCGGTTGGCGTAATGGGCGATGGCCGTAAGTACGATTGGGTTGTATCGCTACGTGCAGTTGAAACAATCGACTTTATGACAGCGCATTGGGCGCACCTACCATATGACTTCTTAGGTAAGGTTTCTAACCGCATTATCAACGAAGTTGACGGTATTTCCCGTGTCGTTTACGACATTTCTGGTAAGCCACCAGCGACAATTGAGTGGGAATAA
- a CDS encoding alanine/glycine:cation symporter family protein yields the protein MQSLVDFLNGIIWSPVLIYLCLGAGLFYSIMTRFVQVRHFGEMWRLLLSGKSSSKGISSFQALAVSLSGRVGTGNIAGVAAAIGFGGPGAVFWMWVVAFFGAATAYAESTLAQIYKEEDNGEFRGGPAYYIEKAMGQKWYAWIFAIATIFACGFLLPGVQSNSIGNAVEAAFGSGEMIETAIGTFSFAKIFTGTLISVILAFIIFGGVKRIANFTQIVVPFMALAYIITAFVIILLNIGEVPRVFAMIVGDAFTPMAGVGAAIGWGVKRGVYSNEAGQGTGPHAAAAASVDHPAQQGLVQSFSIYIDTLLVCSATAFMIIITGAYNVHGAEGFLVQNVAADIAANGPVFTQMAIESALPGIGKPFIAIALFFFAFTTILAYYYIAETNIAYIRRTFKVSGLMFMLKVALIAVVFYGTVKTANLAWAMGDVGVGLMAWLNIVGILIIFFMSKPALKALHDYEEQQKKGVEEYTFNPVKLGIKGADYWEDKYRRKTGKEPSEEVEATPVEQPST from the coding sequence ATGCAGTCACTTGTTGATTTTTTGAATGGAATCATCTGGAGCCCGGTACTGATCTATCTGTGTCTAGGCGCTGGTTTGTTCTACTCAATCATGACTCGTTTTGTTCAAGTTCGTCACTTTGGGGAAATGTGGCGCTTACTTCTATCAGGAAAAAGTTCTTCGAAAGGCATTTCATCGTTCCAAGCTTTAGCCGTATCACTTTCAGGCCGTGTGGGTACCGGTAACATCGCAGGTGTTGCAGCAGCCATTGGTTTTGGTGGCCCAGGTGCGGTATTTTGGATGTGGGTGGTTGCTTTCTTCGGCGCTGCAACGGCATACGCAGAATCGACACTCGCGCAAATTTATAAAGAGGAAGACAACGGCGAATTCCGTGGCGGTCCAGCTTACTACATTGAAAAAGCGATGGGACAAAAATGGTACGCTTGGATCTTTGCGATCGCGACCATCTTTGCATGTGGCTTCTTACTTCCAGGCGTGCAATCTAACAGTATTGGTAACGCGGTAGAAGCAGCATTCGGCTCAGGTGAAATGATTGAAACCGCGATTGGTACATTCAGTTTTGCGAAAATTTTCACTGGTACGCTGATTTCTGTCATTCTTGCCTTCATCATTTTCGGTGGCGTTAAGCGTATTGCTAACTTCACGCAGATCGTCGTGCCGTTTATGGCTCTGGCTTACATCATCACCGCGTTTGTCATCATTCTACTCAACATCGGTGAAGTACCACGCGTATTTGCGATGATTGTTGGTGATGCCTTCACCCCTATGGCAGGTGTTGGTGCGGCAATCGGTTGGGGCGTGAAACGCGGCGTTTACTCAAACGAAGCAGGCCAAGGTACAGGTCCTCACGCAGCAGCAGCAGCAAGTGTTGATCACCCAGCTCAGCAAGGTCTTGTTCAATCATTCTCAATTTACATTGATACCCTGCTGGTTTGTTCTGCAACAGCGTTTATGATCATCATTACTGGTGCTTACAACGTACATGGCGCAGAAGGCTTCCTAGTGCAAAACGTTGCGGCAGACATCGCAGCCAACGGCCCTGTGTTCACCCAGATGGCTATCGAAAGTGCGCTACCAGGCATTGGTAAGCCCTTCATTGCGATTGCACTGTTCTTCTTTGCTTTCACCACCATTCTGGCTTACTACTACATCGCGGAAACAAACATCGCTTACATCCGTCGCACATTCAAAGTGAGCGGTTTGATGTTCATGCTAAAAGTCGCACTTATCGCGGTTGTCTTCTACGGCACAGTGAAAACGGCTAACTTAGCTTGGGCTATGGGTGATGTGGGCGTAGGTCTCATGGCTTGGCTCAACATTGTGGGTATTTTGATTATCTTCTTTATGTCTAAGCCAGCACTTAAAGCGCTGCACGATTACGAAGAACAACAAAAGAAAGGCGTTGAAGAGTACACCTTTAACCCTGTAAAACTTGGTATCAAAGGCGCGGACTACTGGGAAGATAAGTACCGCCGCAAAACGGGTAAAGAGCCAAGTGAAGAGGTTGAAGCAACGCCAGTCGAGCAGCCATCAACCTAA
- the xseA gene encoding exodeoxyribonuclease VII large subunit, translated as MSSLTNQNIFTVSRLNSEVRLLLENEMGIVWLVGEISNFSAPVSGHWYLTLKDSRAQVKCAMFRGNNRRVTFKPQNGNQVLVKARLSLYEPRGDYQLIIESMQPEGDGRLQQQFDELKMKLAGEGLFAQTNKQPLPEHPKCVGIVTSKTGAALFDILDVLKRRDPSLPVVIYPTMVQGEEAAIQIAQAIGCANSRNECDVLIVGRGGGSLEDLWCFNNEILARTIAASQIPIISAVGHEIDVTIADFVADMRAPTPSAAAELVSRDNSHKDQVITSHQHKLASAMRHYLSQHKQTNASLLHRLEKQHPRHQLQRQSQQLDDLDMRLQRGMERYLSGRAQKIERQQHKLQLHSPIKRLNEQASSLQRLEQKLLDAMDRKLLNTRHQLALAAEKLDTVNPLATLKRGYSITQNQQGDVITKASQTKTGDTLVTRLSDGEIRSTVH; from the coding sequence TTGTCTTCTCTGACCAATCAAAATATCTTCACGGTTTCTCGTCTTAATTCTGAAGTACGCCTGTTACTAGAAAATGAAATGGGTATCGTTTGGTTGGTGGGTGAAATCTCTAACTTCTCCGCTCCAGTTTCTGGACACTGGTACCTGACTCTTAAAGATTCTCGCGCTCAAGTAAAATGCGCCATGTTTCGTGGTAACAATCGCCGTGTAACCTTCAAGCCGCAAAATGGTAATCAAGTATTGGTTAAAGCCCGTTTATCGCTTTACGAGCCTCGTGGTGACTACCAACTGATTATTGAAAGCATGCAGCCTGAAGGTGATGGGCGATTACAACAGCAGTTTGATGAGCTAAAAATGAAGCTAGCGGGAGAAGGCTTGTTTGCTCAAACCAATAAGCAGCCTTTGCCAGAGCATCCAAAATGCGTGGGTATTGTCACCTCTAAAACTGGGGCGGCACTTTTCGATATTCTTGATGTACTTAAACGTCGCGATCCTTCTCTTCCTGTCGTCATCTACCCGACCATGGTGCAAGGTGAAGAGGCGGCTATTCAGATTGCTCAAGCAATTGGTTGTGCCAATAGCCGAAATGAATGTGATGTATTGATTGTCGGTCGTGGTGGAGGCTCCTTAGAAGACCTTTGGTGTTTCAATAATGAAATCTTGGCACGAACGATAGCAGCGAGCCAAATTCCAATCATCAGTGCCGTTGGGCATGAGATTGATGTCACCATCGCCGATTTTGTTGCCGATATGCGCGCACCTACGCCTTCTGCTGCAGCAGAGTTAGTTAGCCGCGACAACAGTCATAAAGATCAAGTCATTACAAGCCACCAGCATAAGCTCGCCAGTGCAATGCGCCACTACCTATCGCAACATAAGCAAACCAATGCAAGTCTACTGCATCGCTTAGAAAAGCAGCATCCTCGTCATCAGCTGCAACGCCAAAGCCAGCAACTGGATGATCTGGACATGCGCCTACAGCGAGGGATGGAGCGCTATCTCAGCGGCCGAGCTCAGAAGATTGAACGCCAGCAGCATAAACTGCAGCTTCATTCACCTATCAAGCGCCTCAATGAACAAGCCTCTTCACTGCAAAGGCTCGAACAAAAACTGTTGGATGCGATGGATAGAAAACTGCTGAACACGCGCCATCAACTGGCTTTGGCTGCAGAAAAACTGGATACGGTTAACCCACTCGCTACACTCAAGCGCGGCTATTCAATTACACAAAATCAACAAGGCGACGTCATTACTAAGGCGTCACAAACCAAAACGGGCGACACCTTGGTCACCCGTTTGTCTGATGGTGAAATTCGTTCCACCGTCCATTAA
- a CDS encoding chitinase, whose product MKTLPIIAVASALSMSSSAWAAMNIQPDPQNPTGYVVSRADITAAEQQKTSNPMYGIWSQALRTAPNTVVDAIDAGLATNPDNVKRAERVFPRAEWDFLTQMAAPEYTYTRFLKAIGKFPAFCAEYTDGRDSDAICKRSIVTAFAHFAQETGGHIAKDNTSDNPQALEEWQQALVHVREMGWSEGQEGYTTGCGQNDWQNRKWPCAAGQGYFGRGAKQLSYHFNYGAFSEVMFDGDASVLLNNPGLVADSWLNLASAVWFFLTPQAPKPAMLHVIDKTWTPSQREIDAGIGYGFGTTINIINGGIECGEQNKDKGQPVNRIRYWEGLAAHYQIPIGADEKNTCWQQTPYGSLNLNGATDVLYTNWDGNWKYYADRPGGYSFECELVGFQTAYSALVPGDYEKCVTNFYGSHSSWPEVRVVEKLDPVDPGTGPGTGTDWDANKVYTGGEQVTYKGATYKAKWWTQGDDPSLGGPWELIAGTPTEPTPDPAPTPTPDPEPTPTPDPEPTPEPTPVPDTFIQWEPGVTQVANGEKVTFNGKCFIAKNGPGVWESPTQSNWFWDEISCQ is encoded by the coding sequence ATGAAAACCCTACCTATTATTGCTGTAGCCAGCGCGTTGAGTATGAGCTCTTCTGCTTGGGCGGCAATGAATATTCAACCTGATCCACAGAACCCTACAGGCTACGTGGTCTCACGCGCAGACATTACGGCAGCGGAGCAGCAAAAAACGTCAAACCCGATGTACGGCATATGGTCGCAAGCACTAAGAACGGCACCAAATACCGTGGTCGATGCGATCGATGCTGGGCTCGCCACCAACCCAGATAACGTTAAGCGCGCAGAACGCGTTTTTCCACGAGCTGAGTGGGATTTTCTTACTCAGATGGCCGCTCCAGAATACACCTATACTCGATTTTTAAAAGCGATTGGTAAGTTCCCAGCGTTTTGTGCGGAGTATACCGATGGCCGTGATTCTGATGCGATTTGTAAGCGCTCTATCGTGACTGCTTTTGCTCATTTTGCGCAAGAGACGGGCGGCCACATTGCCAAAGACAACACCTCAGATAACCCTCAGGCACTAGAAGAGTGGCAACAAGCTTTGGTTCATGTCCGTGAAATGGGTTGGTCTGAAGGTCAAGAAGGCTACACCACTGGCTGCGGTCAAAACGATTGGCAAAACAGAAAATGGCCATGTGCCGCAGGGCAGGGCTACTTTGGGCGTGGGGCAAAACAGCTTTCTTACCACTTTAACTACGGCGCGTTCTCTGAGGTAATGTTTGACGGAGACGCATCTGTGTTACTAAACAACCCGGGTTTGGTCGCAGATTCATGGTTGAACCTTGCTTCTGCGGTGTGGTTCTTTTTAACTCCGCAAGCACCAAAACCAGCGATGCTGCACGTGATTGATAAAACGTGGACCCCTTCTCAACGCGAAATTGATGCAGGTATCGGCTACGGTTTTGGTACCACAATCAATATCATCAACGGCGGTATCGAGTGTGGTGAGCAAAATAAAGATAAAGGCCAGCCAGTTAACCGAATTCGCTACTGGGAAGGCTTGGCAGCGCATTACCAAATCCCTATTGGCGCAGATGAAAAGAACACCTGTTGGCAACAAACTCCATACGGTAGCTTGAACTTAAATGGTGCGACCGATGTGCTTTACACCAACTGGGATGGCAACTGGAAGTACTACGCTGATCGCCCTGGTGGTTACTCATTTGAATGTGAATTGGTTGGATTCCAAACGGCATACTCTGCCTTGGTTCCGGGCGATTACGAGAAGTGTGTAACGAACTTCTACGGCTCTCACTCAAGCTGGCCTGAGGTTCGAGTGGTTGAAAAACTTGACCCTGTTGATCCCGGCACAGGCCCAGGTACGGGGACTGATTGGGATGCAAACAAAGTTTATACCGGCGGTGAGCAGGTGACTTACAAAGGCGCGACGTACAAAGCGAAGTGGTGGACTCAAGGGGATGATCCAAGCTTAGGTGGACCATGGGAACTGATTGCCGGCACTCCAACTGAGCCTACTCCGGATCCCGCTCCAACACCTACTCCAGATCCTGAGCCGACCCCAACACCCGACCCAGAGCCTACTCCAGAGCCCACTCCGGTTCCAGATACTTTTATTCAGTGGGAGCCAGGTGTAACACAAGTTGCCAATGGTGAGAAAGTGACGTTCAACGGTAAATGCTTTATTGCCAAGAATGGACCTGGAGTGTGGGAAAGCCCGACACAATCTAACTGGTTCTGGGATGAGATCAGCTGCCAGTAG
- a CDS encoding acetate uptake transporter produces MSTKLANPAPLGLMGFGMTTILLNIHNAGFFPIDSMILAMGIFYGGLSQVLVGMMCFKRGDTFGTTAFTSYGLFWLTLVGLIVMPYMGLPASPASFMGWYLLLWGVFTGFMFIGSLCYPVAKQIVFGSLTILFFLLAARDFTGSELIGTIAGFEGIFCGASAIYFAMAQVLNNEYGRTILPIGEKKAEQHVELEQVAA; encoded by the coding sequence ATGTCAACTAAATTGGCGAACCCAGCCCCATTGGGTCTAATGGGTTTCGGTATGACAACCATCTTACTTAACATCCACAATGCAGGTTTTTTCCCGATTGACTCGATGATCCTAGCGATGGGTATTTTCTATGGTGGTCTTAGCCAAGTTTTGGTGGGCATGATGTGTTTCAAACGCGGTGACACATTTGGTACTACGGCGTTCACTTCTTACGGTCTATTCTGGCTGACACTGGTTGGTCTGATTGTTATGCCATACATGGGTCTGCCAGCAAGCCCAGCGAGCTTTATGGGTTGGTACCTATTGCTATGGGGTGTGTTCACAGGCTTCATGTTTATCGGCTCACTATGCTACCCAGTTGCTAAGCAAATTGTCTTTGGTTCTTTGACCATTCTATTTTTCCTATTGGCGGCGCGTGACTTTACAGGTAGTGAGCTTATTGGCACGATTGCTGGATTTGAAGGTATTTTCTGTGGCGCGAGCGCAATTTACTTTGCGATGGCACAGGTGCTTAACAATGAGTACGGCCGTACCATTTTGCCTATCGGTGAAAAGAAGGCAGAGCAGCACGTAGAGCTTGAGCAAGTTGCTGCGTAA